CGTTCCAGTGGATCGGGTTGAAGTCCCCCGAGGCGCCGGCGTACTGCACCAGTGTGGCGCGGGTCACCGGGAAGGACTGCGCCGGCAGCTCCGTGCCGACCTCGACCTCGTCGTAAGCGATCTTCGCCGCCATGGTCAGCCCTCCTCGGCCGCGCGCGCCACGAGCTTGATCCACGTGGTCACGACGTGCTCGCCGCTCTCGTCGTGGACCTCGCCGCGGATGTCCAGGATGTCGTTGCCCGCGAGGGACTTGATGGCCTCGATGGTCGAGGTGACCGCGAGCCGGTCGCCGGCCCGGACCGGGCGCTTGTAGGCGAACTTCTGGTCGCCGTGCACCACGCGGCTGTAGTCGAGCCCGAGCTGCGGGTCCTGGACGATCTGTCCGGCGGCCTTGAATGTGATCGCGAACACAAAGGTCGGCGGGGCGATCACATCGGGGTGACCGAGTTCTTTCGCGGCTTCCTGATCGGTGTACGCGGGATTCGCGTCACCGATCGCCTCGGCGAACTCGCGGATCTTTTCCCGGCCGACCTCGTACGGCGCGGTGGGCGGATAGGTCCGCCCCACGAAGGACTGGTCGAGCGCCATGGACTCGTTCCCTCCTGGACTGCTGCTACTGGACGTGTTGTCGACACAAACGCCACGAGGCCGCCCCCGAAGTGGGGACGGCCTCGTGAACGAGCCTGATTAGCGCGTCTCGCGGTGCGCAGTGTGCGCGTTGCAGCGCGGGCAGTGCTTCTTCATCTCAAGACGGTCCGGGTTGTTGCGCCGGTTCTTCTTGGTGATGTAGTTCCGCTCCTTGCACTCCACGCAGGCCAGCGTGATCTTCGGGCGGACGTCGGTGGCAGCCACGTGAGTGCTCCTTGACGGACGGATGGACGGATGAACGCAAAAAAGAGTAGCCGATCGAAGGACCGACCCCACAATCGGCTACCGTGTGTAGCGGTGACCGGACTTGAACCGGTGACACAGCGATTATGAGCCGCTTGCTCTACCGACTGAGCTACACCGCTTTGATGATCGGGTTCCCGTCCGAAGACGGGTTCCCTTCCACCAGAGCCCCAATACGGAATCGAACCGTAGACCTTCTCCTTACCATGGAGACGCTCTACCGACTGAGCTATTGGGGCGAGCGATGAAGACATTACACGGTCGGCCGCCGTTCCCCCAAATCCGTTTCCCCGCCCCACCCCGACGGCCCTCCGGGGCTCCCTGCCGGGCTCTCTCACAGGTGCCCCGTAGGCCACTCGTGGACTCGTCGGTACGACTATTGCGCTCCTCCTCCAAGTGCGGCCGGGCCGCCTCTAGGCTCGGGCCCACGCTGCGTGATCTTGATCTTGAGGAGCCCCGAGGAGCCCCATGTCAGCCGACAGCAAGCAGCCCCAGCCACCGCCGTCCGACGACTGGGGGGCCGCCACCGCCGACGCCACCTCGCTGCTCCTGTCCGGCGCCCGGCTCACGGACGGGCGGACCGTCGACGTACGGCTGGGCGGCGGCCGGATCGAGGCCGTCGGCACGGCGGGCAGCCTCACCGCCACCGGCTCCCGCGTCGACCTCGCCGGCTACCTGCTGCTGCCCGCCCCCGCCGAGCCGCACGCGCACGCCGACACCGCGCTCAGCGCCGACGTCCCGGGACCGGTCTCGTACGCCGCCGACGAGGTGCAGCGCCGGGCCACCGAGGCGGCGCTGCTCCAGCTCGGGCACGGGGCGACCGCGCTGCGCGCCCAGGTGCGGATCGGGGACGTGCACGGGCTCGGCCCGCTGGAAGCGGTGCTCCAGGCACGGCGCTCGCTGCGCGGCCTCGCGGACCTCACGACGGTGGCGGTGCCACGGCTGCTGACCGGGGTCGCGGGCGCGGACGGCCTGGCGATGCTGCGGGACGCGGTGAAGATGGGCGCCGGCGTGGTGGGCGGTTGCCCGGACCTGGATCCCGACCCGACGGGGTACGTGGAGGCGGTCCTGGAGGTCGCCGCCGAGCACGGCTGCCCGGTGGACCTGCACACGGACGGCGACGACCCGGCCCGGCTCGCCCGGCTCGCCGCGATGGCGGGCGGGCTGCGGGCCGGCGTCACGATCGGCCCGTGCGCCGGGCTCGGCCGGCTGCCGGCCGACGTGGCGCGGCGGACGGCGGACCGGCTGGCGGCGGCCGGGGTGACGGTGGTGACGCTGCCGCAGGGCGCCTGCGCGGGCGCGGAGGCGCGCGGCGCGGCGCCCGCGCGGCTGCTGCGCGCGGCGGGCGTACGGCTCGCGGCGGGCAGCGGGGCGCTGCGGGACGTGTCTAACCCGGTGGGGCGCGGCGACCCGCTGGAGGCGGCGTACCTGCTGGCCTCGCAGGGCGGGCTGGGGCCGCAGGACGCGTACGGGGCGGTGAGTTCGGCCGCCCGGGCGGCGATGGGGCTGCCGGAGGTGCGGGTGGAGGCCGGCTTTCCCGCGGAGCTGCTGGCGGTACGCGGCGACCGTCTGGAGGGCGTCCTCTCGCTCGCCTACAGCCGGATCGTGATCCACCGCGGCCGGGTGGTGGCCCGTACCAGCGCGGTCCGCGAGTACTGCGACTCGGCGGCGGCGCTGGACCTGCCGCGCCAGACCCGGCCGGACACGGGAAGCCCTCCGGGCGGCGGCGACGTACGGTCGTGAGTATGCGCATTGTCATCGCAGGAGGACACGGTCGGATCGCGCTGCGCCTGGAGCGGTTGCTCTCGGCGGGCGGACACGAGGTCGCGGGCATCATCCGCAAGCCGGAACAGGCGGACGACCTGCGCGCGGCGGGCGCCGAACCCGTCGTCCTGGACCTGGAGTCGGCGTCGGTGGAGATGGTCGCGGCGGCCCTGCAGGGCGCCGACGCGGCGGTCTTCGCGGCCGGCGCGGGCCCGGGCAGCGGCGCGGCCCGGAAGGACACGGTGGACCGGGGCGCCGCGGTTCTGTTCGCGGACGCGGCGGAACGCGCGGGTGTGCGGCGGTACGTCGTCGTCTCGTCCATGGGCGCGGACCCGGACCGCCCGGGCGACGACGTCTTCGACGCCTACCAGCGGGCGAAGGGCGCGGCCGACGCGTACGTCCGCTCCCGCGAGGACCTCGACTGGACGATCCTCCGCCCCGGCCTCCTCACGGACGACGCCGGCACCGGCCTGGTCCGCCTGGAGGCCCACACCGGCCGCGGCCCGGTCCCCCGCGACGACGTCGCCGCCGTCCTCGCCGAACTCGTCGACACCCCCGCCACCGCTGGCCTCACCCTCGAACTCGTCTCGGGCTCGGTCCCGGTGGCGGTGGCGGTGCGGGACGTGGCGGGGAACTGAGCACACCTCAGGAACGCGTCCGCGTCAGAAGAGTTGGGTGAACTCTCCGGGGGCGACGGTGAGCGCGTAGTACGTCGCGCGACCGGGCTTGAAGGGCGCGTTCGCGTCGCCGGTGGACTCGTAGACGAACATGCGGCCGTCCGGCTTGTACGCGAAGACCTCGGGGCGCCGGTCGTGGTTGGCGTCGCCGACGGCGAGCACATGGGCGAACGCGTTCCAGCCGCTGCCGACCCTGATGCGGGTGGCGAAGGTGCCGTTCCCGTTGCCGGGGTAGAGCCAGAGGACACCGGATGCGTCGCGGGCGACGAGATCGCCCGCGGCGCCGCCGGCGATGTTCCCGGTCGCGACGATCTTGTTGTAGATCCCCCAACCACCGTTCCCGGCCTTCACCCGGGGCGCGAAGGGAGCGGTGGCGCTGCCGGTCCCCTTGTAGAGCCACAGGACGCCGGCGGCGTCCGTGGCCAGCAGGTCGGTCCTGCCGTCGCCGGTGAGATCGCTGCCGGCGGTGATCTTGTTGTAGATCTGCCAGCCCGCGCCGACCTTCTTCCGGAGCTCGAACGGCCGCTCCAACTTGCCGGTCCCCTCGTAGAGCCAGAGGACGCCGCTCCGGTCCCGCGCCACGACATCGGCCTGTGCGGTGCCACCGACGTTTCCGGGTGCGACCAGGCGGTCGTAGATCTGCCAGCCGGTACCGATCCCGGAACGGCCGATCAAGGAGGTCGAGCCGTTCTCGGTGGTGGAGGAGTCGTAGCGGGTCAGCCGCCCCGCGGAGTCGACGCCCAGGGCGTCGGGTGAGCCGTTGTCGCTGAAGTCGTGAGGCTTGGGTGTGCGGAGCACCCTGAACGACCCGGTCCGCTCCGCCGCCGGGCCGACGCCGTTCATCGGAACGGCTCTGAGCCGCCAGGTGTAGTCACCGTTGTAGGCGGTGAGGAACGAGCCCACCTCGCCCTGCTGCCGGTCCAGACGCCCGTCCCAGCTGCCCTTGACCGTGACGGGACCCTCCGCCCCTGGCCTCTCCGGAAGCCGGACGAGAAGGTGCCGCCGCTGTGACGCGACATGCGTGAACTCGATCTCCAGACGTACGTTGCTCCGGCTGAACGTCGCCTCCACGGGCACGAGAGGCGTCTTGTCCAGGTCGATCACGCCGCTTGGTGCGACGTACCCGAGCAGGTTGACCGCGGTCGGCACCCCGGTGCTCGCGACGAGCGTGGTGACGGGCGCGCCGTCGGCCCCCAGTTCGATCCGGTACAAGCCCTCGCCGTGCTCGACGCTTCCGCCTTCCGCCACCAGGGCTCCGTCGGGCGTGGGGCCGATGCTCTCGGAGTGGTCCAGCAGCTCGAGGGTCGCGCCGGTCTTCATGTTGCGCGCGGTGAGCGCGAACAGGGGGTGCGGCGTGGTGGCGGTCTCGGCTCCCTTGCCCGAGTACAGCACCCAGTCACCCAGGAGATCCACGTGGAGCTGAACCCCGCCGCCCCCCACGAAGGTGCGCTCGACCTCTCCGGAGCCGCGGGAAGCGGTCGACACTCCCGCCCCCGTGACGCTGTCGAGGTCGCCCCAGGCGATGTGGGTCGCGGAAGCGGCGACGTCCGTCACCCCTCTGGACGTGTACGCGGGTGCACGGGTCTCGACGACGGCCGCCGAGGCCAGATCGACCAGGGCGACGCGCGGCTCGGGGTACACGTCGTAGCGGAGAAGGGCGGTCCCCGGAGGTGAGTCGACGTCCACGCTCAGGCTCGAGGCATTCGAGGGCAGACCGGTCACCGTCCGGTCGAACAGCGTGCCGTTCCTCCGGGAGACCAGGTGCAGCTCGGTACCGCCCGCCGGGTTGGCAGCGCTCATGAGGAGCGTGGAGCCGAGGGGCCGGAGCAACCTGTAACCGCTGTTCAGCGCGTCACGCGGGATGCGGACCGGCGCGCTGCTTCCTGTCATGTCGCGCAGGACGTAGGCGTCGCTCTCGACCAGGAGGACGGTGTCGGTGCCAGAGCCGTACACCTGGCCCGGCAGCTCCGTCACGGCACCGTCCGCGAGACGTGTCCAGCGGTAGTGGTACGTCTCCGTCGCGTCCTTGGTCGCGGTGAGGACGCCGGACGACCCGATGCCCATCAACGAGGAGCCCACCGGAACGAAGGCAGCGCTCTGCCCCTCCCCCGCGGCAACCGGTGCAGCGACGGCAACAGGGGCGGCGAGGCCGCCGGCCCCGACGGTGAGCGCGAGAGCGACAGCGACCGAAGCCGCGAGGTGCCGTCGGGTGGTGCGTGACGTCAAGGAGATCCCCCATGGATCGAACGGCGTGGAACGGGTGCGCGCCGCCCGATGAGACCTTCGAAGGTGGGGGAGAGTTGTACGCACGAGAAGACGCGTTCGGCCGCCGGACCAGCCATTCCTCGCCGGCATACGCAGAACGGCCCCCGATCGCGTTTCCGCAGATCAGGGGCCGTTCCATCGCGTGGCGGCGCCAGGATTCGAACCTGGGTAGGCTAAGCCGACGGATTTACAGACTTCTGGCGCTGGCAATCTCCCGCTGCCCTGACCAGCGGCAACGCCCAGACGTAGCACTGGACTTGTACGCCTCGTCCACGCCCCGTCCTGATCTTGGAGCCGACGCTCGCCAGAGGCGACTCCTCGCCGCCGTTGAGCCTCTAGCGAGCGGCTTTCTGGAATCCCCTCCACCGGATAGCCCTCGCTGCGAAACTGACTGCGCTCAGCCCAAGGCATCAAGATGTGGCGGTTTCAGCCGACTGGGGGAGAATTATGATCATTTTCGACACTAATGCAGTGAATGAACTCGATCCACACGGGAGCAAGGCGGATCTCATCCGCCTCCTAAGAAAGGCCGGACTTGAGGTCGCCGCTCCATGGGTCGTGATTGAAGAGCTCACGGCACACAAGCTCTACGAGTACCAGCGCCACTTCGACCTGATGCTTCGCCAACACCAGGAACTGGCGAGACTTGAACCCAATCTTGCGGGCCTCCCGCCAACATTCCGAGGAGAACGTTTCGCTGACCACTGGCGAAATCAGTACTCTGACATCTTTGCCGTACTACCCACATCTCAGAGCGCCTTGCGCACTGCGGTACTACGTGAATCCGCCTGCATAAAGCCTGCGAAGGTTGACAAAAGCAAGAAATCAGGCGGCCGCGACGTGGCCGTGTGGTTCTCAATCCTAGAACACCTGGGCGAGAACCCGGAAGCGAAGGTCTATTTCGTCTCGAACAATACAACCGATTTCGGGGAACCGGACAAGTGGCCATTCCCTCTAAATCTAGACCTCGGCGAGAGTGTCCATCGAATCACACACCTCCTAAACTTCGAAGACGCCCTGAAAGAATTCACTGAGGAGGCAGAGGCCCCGGAAGGAATTCAGGAGGCTCTGACCGCGCGTCTCTCCAGCCGCGAGTCGACCGCAACCATGGCACGGGAGGCATGGAGGAGGGTAGGGCGGAGCCACTTCCGAATGAAGGGCGGAGATGCACCCCCGAAAGTGAGAGTTTCCTTCGACTCTATAGAGCCGGTTGAGTGCCGGCGCATCGGGAGCTCCGTGTGGTACTGGTCCAAGGTCAAGTGGCAACTGTACGTACTCCAGCGCCGCCACCTCGACCCGTTGATGATGGAATGGGATACCTCCATCCTCTTCCCTGAGGGTGACACGGCCCCCATTTCCCTCTTGAGAGGCGGGCGCATCGCACCAATCACTCTGGATGAACTCGACGGCGAGCTGAAGGATAGTCTGTCCAGGGATCTCCTTTCCTTCGAAGAGGAAATGACCCAAGAAGAGTATCAAAGCACTATCGATGACGAGGACGCCTCTGATGACCCTAGGAGACTAGCCATCTCTCGGAGACTCCAACGCGAGCAATTCGACTCCCGCAATCTCGACGCTCGATACGCGCTTGTATACAGCCACCGGGTCTTCGATGCGCTCCGTCGCGTGAATGACTCCGTCTACATCACAGACGGGCCAGGAGACTTGGGAGCAGACGCAATCTCCAAATCCCGGGAAGGGCTGATCGCGGTATCAGTCAAAGCCGGAGAAGGGAGACTTCGCATGGCCGACATAGAGGCAGCCATTTTCAACCCCAGCTCACTGACTGACGCCGCTCTACTCGTGACTAGTCGCCACATTTCCAAGAACCTTGAACTGGAGATTGAGGAAGTTCGCCAACACGCACCATGCCCCTTCGAGGTCGCGCATTGGGTGAGCGAACGGGACGACGCCACACTCAGGACAAAGATCGAATCCCTCAGACGGCGAATGGCAGCCCAATAAGTAACGCGTGCCGCGAATGAACTCCGACTTAGAGTCTGCCCGGCCAGCTTCACCGCAGGGCTGTAACACCCGGGTGTTACAGCCTGGTTCGCATCGGACAGTCCGGACAGCATCACTGGCGACGATCCCAAGCGTTTGCGCTGGTCAGGGAGCCATCCGGACAGCTGGACAGCTCGGACACTCTGGAGAGTGATGACAGCATGCGAGGCTAGAGCAGGACGACTGACTCAGAGGGGAGAGGGAGTGACGCAACAGGCCAGCCCTCGGGGGACGTTCCTGAAGATTGCGGATGCCCTGAGGACGGACATCGAGTCCGATCTGAAGGCGACGGAGTTGCCGACCCTTGCGGAGGTCATGGACCGGTTCGGGGTCTCGCGAGGGCTCGCTCTCCGGGCCTTTCGCGTCCTGCGTGCGGACGGGGTGGCCGAACCTGTGCCCGGCGGCCGTTGGCGCGTCATCAGGGGCGACCATGGTGCCGGCCGGAGGTCGCTAACGGAACGGATCTCCGACGTGATGCTCACGGATGACAGTGTCGCCGTGGGGAAGCCCTTCCTGAGCGCTTCCAAGCTCGCTGAACGCCTCGGGGTCGCGCGCCCTACCGTGGCGAAGGCTCTGGCCGAGCTGGAGGCCGCCGGGTTGCTCTCCGAGAGCCGCCAGGGGAAGGCGCGGACTGTACTTGCCCTGCCGGGCGGAGAGGAGCGTTCGTAGCGTGGCCACCACAGGACTGACGGAGTGGGCTTACCCGCTTGCGAAGTCGTTGCTCGCCGAGCCGCTGCCGCGGCGGTGGGCTCACTCGCTCGGGGTCGCTGAGCGGGCCCGGCTTCTCGCGCCGATCCTGGGCGAGGACGCCGAACTGCTGGAGGCCGCGGCCGTCCTTCACGACATCGGCTACTCGCCCGACCTCGCCAAGACCGGCTTCCACCCGCTGGACGGCGCTCGGTACCTCCGGGACGTGGCCGACGCCGACCTGCGGGTTATCCGGCTTGTCGCGCACCACTCCTGCGCGTGGATGGAGGCGGAGGCCCGCGGTCTACGCGATGAGCTGGAGAGCGAATTCCCGAGGGAAGAGCCGCACCTCGCCGACGCGCTCTGCTTCTGCGACATGAACACGACTCCGGACGGGACGCCCACGAATCCCGTGGACCGGGTCAACGAGATCGCGGGACGGTATGGCCCGGACAGCCTGATCGGGATGTTCATCCGCCGGGCGGAGCCGGAGATCCTGGGCTGTACGGCCCGCGTCCTGGAGCGGCTTGCCGCGGTGAAGCGTCAGCCGATGTAGGGAGCCGTTCGGCCCCGGTCCATGGCGTGCTCGATGCGCATGCGCATGGTCGGGTGAACATCGAGTTCGGACAGGTCCGTTGGGGCAACCCAGCGGACCTGCGTCGTCTCGCTGCTCGTACGGAGGTCGCCTCCGACCGGCCGCGCACGGAAGCAGATGGAGAACTGCTGCCTGGCCTCGCCGTCGTCGTACAGCATCACGTGCCCCGGGTCGGTGTAGATCCCCGACATGTCGACGACTTCGGCCTTGATGCCGGTCTCTTCCCACACCTCGCGCACGACGGTGTCACTGATGGACTCGCCGACGTCGTGGCCGCCGCCGGGAAGGGCCCACCGGCCGTTGTCGGACCGCTGGATCATCAGCACCCGCCCGGCCTCGTCCTGGACGAACGCCACGACAGAGGGCACGACAGAGTTGGCCGGCGGCGCGGCAGGGTCGTGCAGGTAGTCGATGCGTCCCATGGTCAGGCTCCCGTCAGGTCGTGATCCATCACCTGGCGCGCGCCTCCCCAGGTCTGTTCGATGCTATTCGCGTATGTGTCGAAGAGGCCGCCGCCCGGCAGGCGCCGCAGGTGCAGGACCGGCGCCATGTACGCGCCGATGCCGTAGACGTGGGTGTTCACCAGCATCTCGTCATCGGCCCGGTACAGGCTGTTGTAGAGCGTCGCGTCGTGCAGCCGGAAGCCGATGTCCGGGTGGCTCGTGAAGAGCGGGCGGTAGTTCATCAGTGCGTTGCGGATCTTCCCGTCCATGACGCGGTGACCTTCGTCTATGCCGCGCTGCTTCACGGCCTCGCAGCCCGGATCGCCGAGGAGTACGCGCACCTGCGCGGTTCCCTCCACCTTGGCCTTGAGGATGTCGAGGAAGACGGGATCCTCCGAAAGCCACAGGCCGGCGTACACGAGCACATCGAGGTGTCGCTCCGCCCGCTCGTACATGTCCCGCCAGAGGTTCGCGGGGACCATGTGTCGGTGCGGGTAGACGGTGACGATCTCCGCCTTGCTCAGGTCGGCCGCACTCTCCACGCCACGCGAGTCGTCCCAGAGCGTCGTCGCGTCGACCTTCAGGAAGGCCGCAGTCGCGTACTGGTGACGCCGGTACGGCACCTTCCCCTGAGTGATCCAGCGCTCCACCGTCTTCGGGTTGACCTCGATCGCCTCGGCAAGGTCGTGAATCGACTTGCCCTGGGCAAGCAGTGCCGACCGTAAGCGCTCGTTGGACATGTCCACCCCCGGTGGGACGTCTTGGGAGCTCTTGACGGTAGCCAGAAGTCCCCGAGCTGTCCACGGACGGGGTAACCAACGCCCCTCACCTGCACCGATTCTGATGGTGCGCCAAGAAGTCCCGGCGCAAAGCCAGGAGGGTCCGCCAGCACGCTTGACGGAACTCCATGCGGTACCTGTAATAGAGGTACCGCATGGAGTTCGCGGCCAGTCGACTGCGGTCTCGATCGGCCGGAGTGCCCGTGAGGGCCGTTCCGTCGCCCCGAGGGCCCCGTGAAACGGGCTCGAAGGAAGCGCCAGTTCATTGACAACTGAATGGGGATCACGCCGCCTCTCCTCGGCCAAGTAGGCGGCCACGCGGTCTCCGCGTGATGAACAGCGCAACGCCCCGATGGTCGTAGGCCGGGTTCGACTCCTGGCCGGGGCACTGGCCCATCCGGCACTCGCCGCACGGGCCCCTTGCTGGGCCGGTCGCCTCTCTCCAAAGACCGCGACGGCCCGGTTTCCCTTCGACACGGAAGAGAGCTCCCATGCAGCGCATGTACGTGGGCGGCCATCAGGCCGTCAGCAGCATTGATTTCGTGGAACTAGCCCTCGGCACGCCGGTTGAGCTGTGGCTCGGCGTGGAGGGCGAGACCGAGAAGGAGCGCGCGGCCCGCCTGGACGCGGCGCGCGACATCCTCGCTGACAACCCGAGCCTGCCGGACGACGTGTCGCGGGTCGCCGCCGAGGCGATCGAGGCGTACGCGCCGGAACTGTTCAACGTCGTCCCGCTGGTCCGGCCGGCCCGGCGGAACCGCTCCCGGAAGGGAGCCGCGGCGTGAGCGCCCTGGTAGCCGTCGAGCGGCCGGCGGTTCCGCCGCTGACGCGCCCGGAGATGGGGCTCGCCGGGGTCGGCGCGCTTGCCGCGGCCGGTGTCGGAGCGCTGGGGCTGATCTCTTCCTTCGACGCGGTCTCGGCTGCGGCTGCTCGGTGGGGGTTCGGTGAGCCGTGGATGCTGCCGGTCGGTATCGATGTGGCGATCCCGGTGTTCACCGTGGCCAACCTGCTGCTGATCCGGATGGACATGGCCCTCGCCTGGGTCAGGTTCGTTCCCTGGATCCTCACCCTGGTGACCTGCGGCCTGAACGTCGCCGCCGGACACGGGATGTGGGCGAAG
This sequence is a window from Streptomyces sp. HUAS YS2. Protein-coding genes within it:
- a CDS encoding NUDIX domain-containing protein, which encodes MGRIDYLHDPAAPPANSVVPSVVAFVQDEAGRVLMIQRSDNGRWALPGGGHDVGESISDTVVREVWEETGIKAEVVDMSGIYTDPGHVMLYDDGEARQQFSICFRARPVGGDLRTSSETTQVRWVAPTDLSELDVHPTMRMRIEHAMDRGRTAPYIG
- a CDS encoding MaoC family dehydratase N-terminal domain-containing protein, translated to MALDQSFVGRTYPPTAPYEVGREKIREFAEAIGDANPAYTDQEAAKELGHPDVIAPPTFVFAITFKAAGQIVQDPQLGLDYSRVVHGDQKFAYKRPVRAGDRLAVTSTIEAIKSLAGNDILDIRGEVHDESGEHVVTTWIKLVARAAEEG
- a CDS encoding HD domain-containing protein; protein product: MATTGLTEWAYPLAKSLLAEPLPRRWAHSLGVAERARLLAPILGEDAELLEAAAVLHDIGYSPDLAKTGFHPLDGARYLRDVADADLRVIRLVAHHSCAWMEAEARGLRDELESEFPREEPHLADALCFCDMNTTPDGTPTNPVDRVNEIAGRYGPDSLIGMFIRRAEPEILGCTARVLERLAAVKRQPM
- a CDS encoding FG-GAP-like repeat-containing protein; its protein translation is MTSRTTRRHLAASVAVALALTVGAGGLAAPVAVAAPVAAGEGQSAAFVPVGSSLMGIGSSGVLTATKDATETYHYRWTRLADGAVTELPGQVYGSGTDTVLLVESDAYVLRDMTGSSAPVRIPRDALNSGYRLLRPLGSTLLMSAANPAGGTELHLVSRRNGTLFDRTVTGLPSNASSLSVDVDSPPGTALLRYDVYPEPRVALVDLASAAVVETRAPAYTSRGVTDVAASATHIAWGDLDSVTGAGVSTASRGSGEVERTFVGGGGVQLHVDLLGDWVLYSGKGAETATTPHPLFALTARNMKTGATLELLDHSESIGPTPDGALVAEGGSVEHGEGLYRIELGADGAPVTTLVASTGVPTAVNLLGYVAPSGVIDLDKTPLVPVEATFSRSNVRLEIEFTHVASQRRHLLVRLPERPGAEGPVTVKGSWDGRLDRQQGEVGSFLTAYNGDYTWRLRAVPMNGVGPAAERTGSFRVLRTPKPHDFSDNGSPDALGVDSAGRLTRYDSSTTENGSTSLIGRSGIGTGWQIYDRLVAPGNVGGTAQADVVARDRSGVLWLYEGTGKLERPFELRKKVGAGWQIYNKITAGSDLTGDGRTDLLATDAAGVLWLYKGTGSATAPFAPRVKAGNGGWGIYNKIVATGNIAGGAAGDLVARDASGVLWLYPGNGNGTFATRIRVGSGWNAFAHVLAVGDANHDRRPEVFAYKPDGRMFVYESTGDANAPFKPGRATYYALTVAPGEFTQLF
- the rpmG gene encoding 50S ribosomal protein L33, producing the protein MAATDVRPKITLACVECKERNYITKKNRRNNPDRLEMKKHCPRCNAHTAHRETR
- a CDS encoding amidohydrolase family protein, translated to MSADSKQPQPPPSDDWGAATADATSLLLSGARLTDGRTVDVRLGGGRIEAVGTAGSLTATGSRVDLAGYLLLPAPAEPHAHADTALSADVPGPVSYAADEVQRRATEAALLQLGHGATALRAQVRIGDVHGLGPLEAVLQARRSLRGLADLTTVAVPRLLTGVAGADGLAMLRDAVKMGAGVVGGCPDLDPDPTGYVEAVLEVAAEHGCPVDLHTDGDDPARLARLAAMAGGLRAGVTIGPCAGLGRLPADVARRTADRLAAAGVTVVTLPQGACAGAEARGAAPARLLRAAGVRLAAGSGALRDVSNPVGRGDPLEAAYLLASQGGLGPQDAYGAVSSAARAAMGLPEVRVEAGFPAELLAVRGDRLEGVLSLAYSRIVIHRGRVVARTSAVREYCDSAAALDLPRQTRPDTGSPPGGGDVRS
- a CDS encoding GntR family transcriptional regulator; translated protein: MTQQASPRGTFLKIADALRTDIESDLKATELPTLAEVMDRFGVSRGLALRAFRVLRADGVAEPVPGGRWRVIRGDHGAGRRSLTERISDVMLTDDSVAVGKPFLSASKLAERLGVARPTVAKALAELEAAGLLSESRQGKARTVLALPGGEERS
- a CDS encoding PIN domain-containing protein — its product is MIIFDTNAVNELDPHGSKADLIRLLRKAGLEVAAPWVVIEELTAHKLYEYQRHFDLMLRQHQELARLEPNLAGLPPTFRGERFADHWRNQYSDIFAVLPTSQSALRTAVLRESACIKPAKVDKSKKSGGRDVAVWFSILEHLGENPEAKVYFVSNNTTDFGEPDKWPFPLNLDLGESVHRITHLLNFEDALKEFTEEAEAPEGIQEALTARLSSRESTATMAREAWRRVGRSHFRMKGGDAPPKVRVSFDSIEPVECRRIGSSVWYWSKVKWQLYVLQRRHLDPLMMEWDTSILFPEGDTAPISLLRGGRIAPITLDELDGELKDSLSRDLLSFEEEMTQEEYQSTIDDEDASDDPRRLAISRRLQREQFDSRNLDARYALVYSHRVFDALRRVNDSVYITDGPGDLGADAISKSREGLIAVSVKAGEGRLRMADIEAAIFNPSSLTDAALLVTSRHISKNLELEIEEVRQHAPCPFEVAHWVSERDDATLRTKIESLRRRMAAQ
- a CDS encoding helix-turn-helix transcriptional regulator yields the protein MSNERLRSALLAQGKSIHDLAEAIEVNPKTVERWITQGKVPYRRHQYATAAFLKVDATTLWDDSRGVESAADLSKAEIVTVYPHRHMVPANLWRDMYERAERHLDVLVYAGLWLSEDPVFLDILKAKVEGTAQVRVLLGDPGCEAVKQRGIDEGHRVMDGKIRNALMNYRPLFTSHPDIGFRLHDATLYNSLYRADDEMLVNTHVYGIGAYMAPVLHLRRLPGGGLFDTYANSIEQTWGGARQVMDHDLTGA
- a CDS encoding SDR family oxidoreductase; this encodes MRIVIAGGHGRIALRLERLLSAGGHEVAGIIRKPEQADDLRAAGAEPVVLDLESASVEMVAAALQGADAAVFAAGAGPGSGAARKDTVDRGAAVLFADAAERAGVRRYVVVSSMGADPDRPGDDVFDAYQRAKGAADAYVRSREDLDWTILRPGLLTDDAGTGLVRLEAHTGRGPVPRDDVAAVLAELVDTPATAGLTLELVSGSVPVAVAVRDVAGN